A single genomic interval of Luteolibacter arcticus harbors:
- a CDS encoding dienelactone hydrolase family protein, which yields MDRKTAHDFPQELLDLYDEYVHGQVGRRGFLERASQFAVGGVTVAGLLAALSPQYAFAQQVPKDDARITVSYENYDSPKGAGAGKMRGYLARPAKPAGKLPGVIVIHENRGLNPYIEDVTRRLAVAGFVAFAPDALTPLGGYPGNDDEGRNRQAQRKKEEMEEDFIAGTQWLHAHALCNGKVGAVGFCFGGGMANTLAVRLPDIVIAAVPFYGGQPPADDAAKIKGALLLQFAEKDERVNAGWPAYEEALKKAGVKYEAHIYPGVNHGFHNDTTPRYDEAAAKLAWERTIGFFKKQLG from the coding sequence ATGGACCGAAAAACCGCCCACGACTTCCCGCAGGAGCTGCTCGATCTCTACGATGAATACGTGCACGGCCAGGTCGGGCGGCGCGGATTCTTGGAGCGCGCGTCGCAATTCGCCGTCGGCGGCGTGACCGTGGCGGGCCTTCTGGCCGCCCTCAGCCCGCAGTATGCCTTCGCCCAACAGGTGCCGAAGGACGACGCGCGGATCACCGTTTCCTACGAAAACTACGATTCACCGAAGGGTGCCGGTGCAGGGAAAATGCGCGGCTACCTCGCCCGCCCCGCCAAGCCCGCTGGCAAGCTGCCCGGCGTGATCGTGATCCACGAGAACCGCGGGCTGAATCCCTACATCGAGGACGTCACACGGCGGCTCGCGGTCGCCGGCTTCGTCGCCTTCGCCCCCGACGCGCTCACGCCCCTCGGCGGCTATCCCGGTAATGACGATGAGGGCCGCAACCGCCAGGCCCAGCGGAAAAAGGAGGAGATGGAGGAGGATTTCATCGCCGGCACCCAGTGGCTCCACGCCCACGCGCTGTGCAATGGCAAGGTCGGCGCGGTCGGCTTCTGCTTCGGCGGCGGCATGGCGAATACCCTGGCGGTGCGGCTGCCGGATATCGTCATCGCGGCGGTGCCCTTCTACGGCGGCCAGCCGCCCGCAGATGACGCGGCGAAGATCAAGGGCGCGCTGCTCCTGCAATTCGCCGAGAAGGACGAACGTGTAAACGCCGGCTGGCCCGCGTATGAGGAGGCGCTCAAGAAGGCCGGCGTGAAATACGAGGCCCACATCTACCCCGGCGTGAACCACGGCTTCCACAACGACACCACCCCGCGCTACGACGAAGCCGCCGCCAAGCTCGCGTGGGAAAGGACCATCGGGTTTTTCAAGAAGCAGCTCGGGTAA
- a CDS encoding type II secretion system protein, translating to MKKPKFGKRAGGFTLVELMVCIVIVIALAAMVFALTKNAMAKSRLAASSTRVRDLGVRVQAYTQDNAGQLPVWKDSSQDLYWWGMLVKDPRNESELEIFHSPGHDEFSPAPSNPNLSYGWNARVVGRTESAEGDDGPKRMANFKEPARILVLADGPAKNGNAILDDSSLPDPERYNGKAAGLLLDGSARQLEIERDFKGGQSVWLMTEEEREAQGK from the coding sequence ATGAAAAAACCAAAGTTCGGAAAAAGGGCAGGGGGCTTCACCCTCGTGGAGTTGATGGTCTGCATCGTGATCGTGATCGCGCTGGCCGCGATGGTGTTCGCGCTGACCAAGAACGCGATGGCCAAGAGCCGGCTCGCCGCCAGCTCGACCCGCGTCCGCGACCTAGGCGTGCGGGTCCAGGCCTACACCCAGGACAATGCCGGCCAGCTCCCGGTCTGGAAGGACTCGTCGCAGGACCTCTACTGGTGGGGCATGCTGGTGAAGGACCCGCGGAACGAGAGCGAGCTCGAGATTTTCCACAGCCCGGGGCACGACGAATTCAGCCCGGCCCCGTCCAATCCCAACCTCTCCTACGGCTGGAATGCCCGCGTGGTGGGTCGTACCGAGTCGGCAGAAGGCGACGATGGCCCGAAGCGCATGGCCAACTTCAAGGAGCCGGCCCGCATCCTGGTGCTCGCCGATGGACCGGCCAAGAATGGCAATGCCATCCTGGACGATAGCAGCTTGCCGGATCCAGAGCGCTACAATGGCAAGGCCGCCGGCCTGCTGCTCGATGGCTCCGCGCGTCAGCTCGAGATCGAGAGGGATTTCAAGGGCGGCCAGTCCGTCTGGCTCATGACCGAGGAAGAGCGCGAGGCCCAAGGCAAGTAA
- the tmk gene encoding dTMP kinase, with the protein MTPPHGLFIVLEGIDGTGKSTQAKQLAQWFREQGREVIASREPTDGPWGTKIRATAATGRLSPEEELDYFLRDRREHVEQLIAPALAAGKVVILDRYYFSTMAYQGSRGVDPAEIRRLNEAFAPVPDVLFILDLEVETALTRIGGRGDTANEFEKQESLAKCREVFLTLAGEPFVHVIPSDEKPEAVQDRLRQLAAEFL; encoded by the coding sequence ATGACTCCTCCCCACGGCCTCTTCATCGTCCTCGAAGGCATCGACGGCACCGGCAAATCCACCCAGGCGAAGCAGCTCGCCCAGTGGTTCCGCGAACAAGGGCGCGAGGTGATCGCCAGTCGCGAGCCGACCGACGGTCCGTGGGGCACCAAGATCCGGGCAACCGCGGCGACCGGGCGGCTGTCACCGGAGGAGGAACTCGACTACTTCCTGCGCGACCGCCGCGAGCACGTCGAGCAGCTCATCGCCCCGGCGCTGGCCGCGGGGAAGGTGGTCATCCTCGACCGCTACTACTTTTCCACCATGGCCTATCAGGGTTCGCGCGGCGTGGACCCGGCGGAGATCCGACGATTGAATGAGGCCTTCGCGCCGGTGCCGGATGTGCTCTTCATCCTGGATCTGGAAGTGGAGACCGCGCTGACCCGCATCGGCGGCCGCGGCGACACGGCGAATGAGTTCGAGAAGCAGGAGTCGCTGGCGAAATGCCGCGAGGTCTTCCTGACGCTGGCCGGCGAGCCGTTCGTCCACGTGATCCCGAGCGACGAAAAGCCGGAGGCGGTGCAAGACCGGCTCCGGCAGCTCGCTGCGGAATTTCTCTGA
- a CDS encoding Imm8 family immunity protein encodes MPLHREMGTPEIKSFDCIDQDPIDQWSPGSEADVHYSLCLHIGSVGGEGADRFHVVVVTPQAITEHNLGRTLPKRCIMVSPYSWENVLKEVQARLARCVGDDWNRQSRLLAEHFSWEFEERARHSL; translated from the coding sequence ATGCCTCTTCACCGGGAAATGGGAACTCCAGAGATCAAATCATTCGACTGCATCGATCAGGATCCCATCGACCAGTGGTCGCCCGGGTCGGAGGCTGACGTGCATTACTCCCTGTGCCTTCATATCGGCTCGGTCGGCGGAGAAGGAGCGGACCGATTCCACGTGGTCGTGGTTACGCCGCAAGCGATCACCGAGCACAACCTCGGAAGGACGCTCCCGAAAAGGTGCATCATGGTGAGCCCGTATTCATGGGAGAACGTTCTGAAGGAAGTGCAAGCAAGGCTGGCTCGTTGCGTCGGCGACGATTGGAACCGGCAGTCGCGGCTTCTCGCAGAACACTTTAGTTGGGAGTTCGAGGAGCGGGCACGCCACTCCTTGTAG
- a CDS encoding phospholipase D-like domain-containing protein, which translates to MFTSHAVLPLAGALMVASCSGLAQNYRYPSGLRDEKTATKQDDHKLSRSALGLKVVGGTALSAARQPVATARVGGMVLWQRPFELLAGGIPGSHKVLPLPPEVPGTPEFEALLDRKRLPAAVPGKLTWLVDGKDYVPELNRQARAARHSIDSQVYIFDNDDAAVAYADILRQRSSEVSVRVVFDELGSMMSWGKPPETPYPGGGQPPRDMSRYLRQGSNVKVRSIPNPWLVCDHTKLHVFDRQVAVMGCANIGREYASEWHDLLFRVEGPAVAKLQQDYNATWRRADPVGLFGAFRRKTAVPPDPREVKGAYPLRIIRTDPAAGRREIQKSMVLAIRAARTRIWIEDPYVSNDDITEALEDAARRGVDVRMIYPSKNDSKIMDIANRAFATKLVKAGGRAYAYPKMTHLKVMICDGWACVGSANLDTLSMRINRELNVAFNDRRAIDALIASVFRPDFAVSSPHRESDPASAPLIETIADQL; encoded by the coding sequence ATGTTTACCTCCCATGCTGTTCTACCCCTCGCGGGCGCATTGATGGTCGCCTCGTGTTCCGGACTCGCCCAAAACTACCGCTACCCATCGGGCCTGCGCGACGAGAAGACCGCCACCAAGCAGGACGATCACAAGTTATCTCGCTCGGCTCTCGGCCTCAAGGTCGTCGGCGGGACGGCCTTGAGCGCGGCGCGACAACCCGTGGCGACGGCGCGGGTGGGAGGAATGGTCCTGTGGCAGCGGCCGTTTGAACTGTTAGCCGGCGGCATCCCCGGCTCGCACAAGGTCCTCCCCCTGCCCCCCGAGGTGCCGGGCACGCCGGAGTTCGAGGCGCTGCTCGATCGGAAGCGCCTGCCCGCGGCCGTCCCTGGCAAGCTCACCTGGCTGGTGGATGGCAAGGACTACGTCCCCGAGCTCAACCGGCAAGCGAGGGCCGCGCGACACTCCATCGATTCGCAGGTTTACATCTTCGACAACGATGACGCGGCGGTTGCTTACGCCGACATCCTACGGCAGCGCTCCAGCGAGGTCAGCGTGCGCGTCGTCTTCGATGAACTCGGCAGCATGATGTCCTGGGGGAAACCTCCCGAAACCCCCTACCCCGGGGGGGGGCAGCCGCCCCGCGACATGAGCCGGTACCTGCGGCAGGGTAGCAACGTGAAGGTCCGCTCGATCCCGAACCCGTGGCTCGTGTGCGACCATACGAAGCTCCACGTTTTCGACCGGCAGGTCGCGGTGATGGGTTGCGCCAACATCGGCCGCGAGTATGCCAGCGAGTGGCACGATCTCTTGTTCCGCGTGGAGGGCCCGGCGGTCGCCAAGCTGCAGCAGGACTACAACGCGACCTGGCGGCGGGCCGACCCGGTGGGCTTGTTCGGAGCTTTCCGGCGCAAGACCGCAGTTCCTCCCGATCCCCGCGAGGTCAAGGGTGCCTATCCCCTGCGCATCATCCGCACCGACCCAGCAGCGGGCCGTCGTGAAATCCAGAAGAGCATGGTGCTGGCCATCCGCGCCGCACGCACGCGCATCTGGATCGAGGATCCCTACGTTTCCAATGACGACATCACTGAGGCGCTGGAGGATGCAGCCCGCCGCGGTGTGGACGTGCGGATGATCTATCCCTCCAAGAACGACTCGAAGATCATGGACATCGCCAACCGTGCCTTCGCGACCAAGCTGGTGAAAGCTGGCGGCCGTGCCTATGCCTACCCGAAGATGACTCACCTCAAGGTGATGATCTGCGACGGCTGGGCCTGCGTGGGCTCCGCCAATCTCGACACCCTCAGCATGCGGATCAACCGCGAGTTGAATGTGGCCTTCAATGACCGTCGCGCGATCGACGCCCTCATTGCTTCCGTGTTCCGGCCCGACTTCGCCGTCTCGTCGCCGCACCGCGAATCGGATCCCGCCAGTGCTCCGCTCATCGAGACGATCGCGGATCAGCTTTGA
- a CDS encoding sensor histidine kinase: MTVRHWLVYQIKRASACAMGCVLIALASGQGTSPYLVKSWTTDDGLPQNTVEAIAETSDGYIWAGTRGGLARFDGVQFTTYGLAEGLKSVYIVDLLDDGEGGLWIATGGGGISHYRNGSIRTLTTADGLAHNLVLALAKTGDGSLWLGGPGGLQRFESGRFTKIGEAEGLGKGTVSGLATDRDGVLWVATADCGLGRMKEGRFEQVPGPAGERLGRPYLLADREGALWASVGNGRILRYRDGAWTEFNQTHGVPFQVVYSLTEGADGEIWAGSGEGGLHVFRDGKFQPVGDAGEVDPAVRVVKAARDGILWVGTRSGGLSRVTPRRLNSYAVGGPGRQGQVHGLSEDEDGLLWVTSYGGGIFHGPIEDLKALPMSGQLDNPFLHTALRLRNGRNGDTWLLGSGQLLHKRRGEASPEKIPAKAESWISTCEDEAGTLWLGTARGGLWRMVDGMPEEVTSGSFGAPIASLACESGPVLWVAATGAGLFRWEAGKIRQWKEADGLPTDMLQALHLDADGTLWIGTNGGGLAWLKDGAIHSVDARHGLGDNSIAQILEDDDGYLWLGCNRGISRVSKRELEDVAAGRADAIHPLVLDESDGMPVAGCTGGYSPAGLRTKAGKLLFSTVRGLVEVDPKRFRTEGSPPSLLIEDVLLDGRRISGITDKFIVPPGPREVEIRFTAFAYSKPEKIRFRYRMEGLDNGWSETRGIRSARFPLLPPGDYRFVVSAANPDGRWSDQVSGVSFTVQPFYWQTAWFRGGMVALLMTTGGFLAAWRSRARLRRAQEMERLARAEADARQHLNEVAHLTRVATLGELSSALAHELNQPLAAILGNAQVARRDFRDGSPDLTETAAILDDIADDAKRAGGIIHGMRAMFRKEVAAEPQAVDLNEAVTQTLGLLHSEIVGRKVKMVLHLTEGLPAAKAGRVEIQQVLINLVLNGLDAMEGAGEGGAIAVATRLQGRVVELSVHDGGPGIPPDMIDRLFEPFVSSKHSGLGLGLAISRSIAERFHGSLVAANHPEGGAQFRLLLPVSGI, encoded by the coding sequence ATGACGGTCCGCCATTGGCTGGTCTACCAGATCAAGCGGGCTTCCGCTTGTGCGATGGGCTGCGTTCTGATCGCACTTGCCTCGGGTCAGGGAACCTCGCCGTATTTGGTGAAGTCGTGGACCACCGACGATGGGTTGCCACAGAACACGGTGGAGGCCATCGCCGAGACTTCCGATGGCTACATCTGGGCCGGGACGCGGGGTGGATTGGCCCGGTTCGATGGGGTGCAGTTCACGACCTACGGCCTCGCGGAGGGCTTGAAGAGCGTGTATATCGTCGACCTGCTCGATGATGGGGAGGGAGGCCTCTGGATCGCCACGGGTGGAGGCGGAATCAGTCACTATCGGAATGGATCCATCAGGACGCTGACTACCGCGGACGGTCTGGCGCACAACCTCGTGCTCGCCTTGGCGAAGACGGGAGACGGCAGCTTGTGGCTGGGCGGACCTGGCGGACTGCAGCGATTTGAATCGGGCCGGTTCACCAAGATCGGCGAGGCTGAGGGCTTGGGGAAGGGGACTGTCAGCGGACTCGCCACGGACCGGGATGGCGTCTTGTGGGTCGCCACGGCGGATTGCGGCCTCGGGCGGATGAAGGAGGGCCGCTTCGAACAGGTTCCCGGGCCGGCGGGAGAGCGACTGGGAAGGCCCTACCTGCTGGCGGATCGGGAAGGGGCGTTGTGGGCCAGTGTCGGGAACGGCAGGATCCTGCGGTATCGGGACGGCGCTTGGACGGAGTTCAATCAGACGCACGGGGTGCCGTTTCAAGTCGTCTACAGTCTAACAGAGGGGGCTGATGGGGAGATCTGGGCGGGCTCGGGGGAGGGGGGGCTTCATGTCTTCCGGGATGGAAAATTCCAACCGGTGGGCGACGCCGGAGAAGTGGATCCTGCGGTCCGGGTGGTGAAGGCAGCCCGCGATGGAATCCTCTGGGTCGGGACGCGTTCGGGGGGCTTGAGCCGGGTGACACCGCGGCGGCTCAATTCTTACGCTGTAGGTGGGCCGGGACGGCAGGGGCAGGTGCACGGACTGAGCGAGGATGAGGACGGCCTGCTGTGGGTGACTTCTTACGGCGGTGGGATCTTCCATGGACCCATCGAGGATTTGAAGGCCTTGCCGATGAGTGGGCAGTTGGACAACCCCTTCCTGCACACCGCGCTGCGACTGAGAAATGGCAGAAATGGCGACACCTGGCTTCTGGGTAGCGGGCAACTCCTCCACAAGCGCCGCGGTGAGGCCTCGCCGGAGAAAATCCCGGCCAAGGCAGAATCGTGGATCTCCACGTGCGAAGATGAGGCCGGTACCCTGTGGCTCGGAACTGCCCGCGGCGGGTTGTGGAGGATGGTTGACGGGATGCCGGAGGAGGTGACGAGTGGTTCCTTCGGTGCACCGATCGCTTCACTAGCGTGCGAATCCGGACCGGTTTTGTGGGTGGCAGCCACCGGTGCGGGTCTGTTCCGTTGGGAAGCGGGAAAGATCCGGCAGTGGAAGGAAGCCGACGGCTTGCCCACCGACATGCTACAGGCCCTGCATCTCGATGCGGACGGCACCCTCTGGATTGGCACCAATGGTGGCGGTCTGGCGTGGCTGAAGGATGGAGCGATTCATTCCGTCGATGCCCGGCACGGTCTCGGCGACAACTCGATCGCGCAAATTCTCGAAGACGATGACGGGTATCTGTGGCTGGGTTGCAACCGCGGGATATCCCGGGTGTCGAAGCGTGAGCTTGAGGACGTGGCGGCAGGCCGGGCGGATGCGATCCATCCATTGGTCCTGGATGAATCCGATGGGATGCCGGTAGCGGGCTGCACGGGCGGCTACTCACCCGCGGGATTGCGAACCAAGGCCGGCAAACTGCTGTTCTCGACCGTGCGTGGCTTGGTGGAAGTCGATCCCAAGCGCTTCCGGACGGAGGGTTCCCCGCCTTCGCTGCTAATTGAGGATGTGCTGTTAGACGGGCGGCGGATCAGCGGGATCACGGACAAATTCATAGTCCCTCCGGGTCCCCGCGAAGTGGAGATCCGCTTCACGGCTTTCGCCTATTCCAAGCCGGAGAAGATCCGCTTCCGCTATCGGATGGAAGGCTTGGACAACGGGTGGTCGGAAACCCGTGGTATCCGATCCGCCCGTTTTCCGCTGCTTCCTCCGGGCGACTATCGTTTCGTGGTCAGCGCTGCAAATCCAGACGGTCGATGGTCGGATCAGGTGAGTGGCGTGAGCTTCACGGTGCAGCCCTTTTATTGGCAGACAGCGTGGTTCCGCGGTGGGATGGTGGCGCTTCTCATGACCACGGGAGGCTTTCTTGCAGCCTGGCGGTCGCGGGCACGGCTCCGCCGCGCACAAGAAATGGAGCGACTGGCGAGGGCGGAGGCGGATGCCCGGCAGCATCTCAATGAGGTGGCTCACTTGACCCGGGTGGCCACGCTCGGCGAACTCTCGTCGGCGTTGGCGCACGAGCTGAATCAACCGCTCGCCGCCATTCTGGGGAATGCCCAGGTGGCTCGCCGGGATTTCAGGGACGGCTCGCCGGATTTGACGGAAACCGCAGCGATTCTCGACGACATCGCCGACGATGCGAAGAGGGCCGGCGGCATCATCCATGGCATGCGTGCGATGTTCCGCAAGGAGGTGGCCGCCGAGCCCCAGGCGGTGGACTTGAACGAAGCGGTGACGCAAACGCTGGGGCTGCTTCACAGTGAGATCGTAGGACGGAAGGTGAAGATGGTGCTCCATCTGACGGAGGGGCTGCCTGCTGCCAAGGCCGGACGTGTCGAGATCCAACAAGTGCTCATCAACCTGGTACTGAACGGCTTGGATGCCATGGAGGGAGCAGGGGAAGGCGGAGCGATTGCGGTGGCGACGCGCTTGCAAGGCAGAGTGGTCGAGCTGAGCGTGCATGATGGAGGCCCGGGGATTCCACCGGACATGATCGACCGCTTGTTCGAACCCTTCGTATCGAGCAAGCATAGTGGTCTCGGGCTGGGACTGGCGATCAGCCGCAGCATTGCCGAGAGATTCCACGGGAGCCTGGTGGCGGCGAATCATCCGGAAGGAGGGGCGCAATTCAGGCTGCTGTTGCCGGTTTCGGGCATCTGA
- a CDS encoding response regulator transcription factor, which yields MSEDRSAPAVYIVDDDASVCRCLARMVRQASFEARTFSSAEDFLAARPVPWPHPACLILDLQMPGLGGLELQRELASEPAPCPVIFISGNGDIPSTVQAMRQGAVTFLTKPFDDEDLLQAVRDAIETHRALIESTSQVERLRRQIDSLTEREREVMAWVISGALNKQIADELGVVEQTVKVHRGRVMEKMKVVSVAQLVRACVSVGFEAAVK from the coding sequence ATGTCTGAAGATCGATCAGCGCCTGCGGTCTATATCGTCGACGACGATGCATCGGTGTGTCGCTGCCTGGCCCGAATGGTGCGGCAGGCGAGCTTTGAAGCGCGGACCTTCTCTTCCGCGGAGGACTTCCTTGCGGCGCGACCCGTGCCTTGGCCACATCCTGCCTGCCTGATCCTGGATTTGCAGATGCCCGGGCTGGGAGGACTGGAATTGCAGCGCGAACTCGCTTCGGAGCCGGCCCCTTGCCCGGTGATCTTCATCAGCGGGAATGGTGACATTCCCTCAACGGTGCAAGCGATGAGGCAGGGAGCGGTGACATTCCTGACCAAGCCCTTCGATGACGAGGATCTTCTGCAGGCTGTCCGGGATGCCATCGAAACCCATCGGGCACTGATCGAATCCACTTCCCAGGTGGAGCGATTGCGCCGCCAGATCGACTCGCTCACCGAGCGGGAGCGGGAAGTCATGGCTTGGGTGATTTCCGGTGCCTTGAACAAGCAGATTGCGGATGAGCTCGGTGTGGTGGAACAAACCGTGAAGGTCCATCGCGGGCGAGTGATGGAGAAGATGAAGGTCGTCTCCGTGGCGCAATTGGTGCGAGCCTGCGTTTCTGTCGGTTTCGAGGCCGCGGTGAAGTGA
- a CDS encoding S8 family serine peptidase, whose protein sequence is MKDHRCSILSITALFVAYGTSFAAQSGPDLAGQIVAIQIEKAARTPAERKLDSQLLFLSRETAGLEAVAGAPLLRSRVCREPDGRVTVDISAPPSVDLRQAIVGAGGSIIYESPRLGALRVCLPPAALQGIAAREDVKRIKQGARLVRHTGPVLSEGDAAHKAASSRTFFGSNGSGVKVGVISDSVDYYEDSVENGELPSFSILPDRSGIPGSGEGTAMSEIVADLAPGAEIIFASASGGKAAFADSILLLREAGCKVIVDDISYGNEWQFQDDEIGQAVNDVVADGALYLSSSGNEGSLAKGTSTTWEGDFASGGGEALLPAGVVHDFGPQNFNRLTDDPSGGSLQWSDEYHTSANDYDLHILSADGSTIVSSSADTQDGDDEPFEFIDEINPGERIVIWKANGAAPRYLRLSCTGNPLEIATAGQTIGHAATASCMSIAASDASAVAPGPFTSDSPVRDSSSDGPHKMFYEPDGTPITPGNFLASGGVTIPAPSLTAATGGATSVPGFSPFYGTSAAAPHAAALAAVVWSRKPALTNTQLRTLLESSCIDIEDEGYEVNTGHGILMADLALGLTRSPHEIWRQSNFNVVLASGSSLPNADPDGDGVPNVVEYATGGDPNAPTPAPLAAVSHAGSVFSLSYRKNPTASDATLSFEHSATLSGWLPITPATDALISTAGGIQLRQATLGVGSNTADFFRLKATAP, encoded by the coding sequence ATGAAGGACCACCGTTGCAGCATCCTCTCGATCACCGCTCTATTCGTCGCCTATGGCACCAGCTTTGCGGCTCAATCGGGACCTGATCTGGCGGGGCAGATCGTTGCGATTCAGATCGAGAAGGCGGCACGCACGCCTGCCGAACGAAAGCTCGATTCCCAGCTTTTGTTCCTCAGTCGGGAGACCGCCGGTCTCGAAGCGGTAGCGGGTGCGCCGCTTCTCCGGTCGCGGGTTTGCCGGGAGCCTGATGGACGGGTGACCGTGGATATTTCCGCGCCACCCTCTGTGGATCTCAGGCAAGCGATCGTCGGCGCGGGAGGCAGCATCATCTATGAGTCGCCGCGCTTGGGTGCCCTGCGCGTCTGTCTCCCGCCCGCCGCGTTGCAAGGCATTGCAGCCCGCGAGGATGTGAAGCGAATCAAGCAGGGCGCGCGGCTGGTTCGCCACACCGGCCCGGTGCTCAGCGAGGGAGATGCGGCTCACAAGGCGGCTTCATCGCGGACCTTCTTTGGCTCCAATGGCAGCGGCGTGAAAGTGGGAGTCATCTCGGATAGCGTCGATTATTATGAAGACTCGGTGGAAAACGGGGAACTGCCGTCGTTTTCGATCCTACCCGATCGTAGCGGCATACCGGGCAGCGGCGAAGGAACAGCGATGTCCGAGATCGTGGCCGATCTCGCACCTGGCGCGGAGATCATTTTCGCTTCCGCTTCCGGCGGGAAGGCCGCTTTTGCGGATTCCATCCTGCTGCTGAGGGAAGCCGGCTGCAAGGTGATCGTGGACGACATCTCCTACGGCAACGAGTGGCAGTTCCAAGACGATGAGATCGGCCAAGCGGTCAATGACGTGGTTGCCGATGGAGCGCTCTATCTCTCGTCCTCCGGCAACGAAGGCAGTTTGGCGAAGGGCACCTCCACCACCTGGGAAGGCGACTTTGCCAGCGGTGGTGGCGAAGCATTGTTGCCCGCGGGGGTGGTCCATGACTTCGGCCCCCAGAACTTCAATCGACTCACCGATGACCCATCCGGCGGCTCGCTGCAATGGAGCGACGAATACCACACCTCTGCCAATGACTACGATCTCCACATCCTCAGTGCGGATGGCTCGACCATCGTGAGTTCCTCCGCCGACACACAGGACGGTGACGACGAGCCCTTCGAGTTCATCGATGAGATCAACCCGGGCGAACGCATCGTGATCTGGAAGGCGAATGGAGCCGCCCCGCGCTACCTGCGCCTCTCCTGCACGGGCAATCCGCTGGAGATTGCCACCGCGGGCCAGACCATTGGTCATGCCGCGACCGCAAGCTGCATGTCGATCGCGGCCTCCGACGCTTCGGCGGTGGCCCCGGGGCCCTTTACCTCCGATTCGCCGGTGCGCGACAGCTCTTCCGATGGTCCGCACAAGATGTTCTACGAACCGGATGGCACGCCCATCACGCCTGGCAATTTCCTTGCTAGCGGTGGCGTGACAATTCCGGCTCCCTCACTGACTGCCGCCACAGGTGGAGCAACGTCGGTTCCGGGCTTTTCGCCCTTCTACGGCACCAGCGCCGCGGCCCCGCATGCGGCTGCCCTCGCCGCAGTGGTGTGGAGCCGCAAGCCCGCACTCACCAATACCCAACTGCGCACCTTGCTCGAATCGAGCTGCATCGATATCGAGGATGAAGGATACGAGGTGAACACCGGTCACGGCATCCTGATGGCGGATCTGGCCCTTGGTCTGACCCGTTCGCCACACGAAATCTGGCGACAGTCGAACTTCAACGTGGTGTTGGCTTCCGGCAGTTCCCTTCCCAATGCAGATCCGGATGGCGACGGAGTTCCCAATGTCGTGGAGTATGCCACTGGCGGCGATCCCAATGCACCTACCCCGGCTCCGCTGGCCGCCGTCTCCCACGCCGGGTCAGTGTTTTCCCTGAGCTATCGCAAGAATCCCACCGCGAGCGACGCAACCCTCTCGTTTGAACACAGCGCCACCTTGAGCGGATGGCTGCCAATCACGCCCGCAACAGACGCGCTCATCTCGACTGCGGGCGGCATACAGCTGCGGCAAGCAACGCTCGGAGTAGGCAGCAATACCGCGGATTTCTTTCGCTTGAAGGCGACAGCGCCATGA
- a CDS encoding response regulator transcription factor: MTPGKSTIFIIDDDASVRRALTRVMTQAGLPSEAYESAEAFLAATHQGDAGCIVADMTMPGMSGLELKILLDSAGLKLPLVLLTAQDTDETRAAARSAGAAAYFRKPVDIQALLDAVRWACYPANPGSLP, from the coding sequence ATGACGCCGGGGAAATCCACCATCTTCATCATCGATGACGACGCTAGCGTGCGGCGGGCATTGACGCGGGTGATGACCCAGGCCGGGCTGCCCTCGGAGGCCTATGAGTCCGCGGAGGCATTTCTCGCCGCGACCCATCAAGGGGATGCCGGCTGCATCGTAGCGGACATGACCATGCCGGGGATGAGCGGGCTGGAGTTGAAGATTCTATTGGATTCCGCGGGCTTGAAACTCCCCTTGGTCCTGCTCACCGCGCAGGATACCGATGAAACCCGCGCCGCGGCCCGAAGCGCCGGTGCTGCGGCCTATTTCCGCAAGCCGGTGGATATCCAAGCGCTGCTGGATGCGGTGCGTTGGGCCTGCTATCCTGCGAATCCGGGGTCCCTTCCCTAA
- a CDS encoding DUF3302 domain-containing protein, producing the protein MLSTIIAAFAPANAHAPFLKGEALDKTADVMFWVVLFLVPIVGIAVFWILHIMPEKIAEKRKHPQAKAIQCLCLLSLFFGGLLWPIAWLWAYSKLLCRQAWPTPI; encoded by the coding sequence TTGCTTTCAACGATCATTGCGGCCTTCGCTCCGGCGAACGCCCATGCGCCCTTCCTCAAAGGCGAAGCCCTCGACAAGACGGCCGACGTCATGTTCTGGGTGGTGCTGTTTCTGGTGCCGATCGTGGGCATCGCCGTGTTCTGGATCCTCCACATCATGCCGGAGAAGATCGCGGAGAAGCGGAAGCATCCCCAGGCGAAGGCGATCCAGTGCCTGTGCCTGCTTTCCTTGTTCTTCGGCGGGCTGTTGTGGCCGATCGCCTGGCTCTGGGCCTACTCGAAGCTGCTCTGCCGCCAAGCTTGGCCGACTCCAATTTGA